CCGCTGCCGCACAAGACCTGGGAAAAGCCGCACCTGGAAAACCTGACCGGTACGGCATTGGCCTATGCGCCGCCGGGCTCGATCCGCAAGGCAAGCCCCGCCGCCCGCGAGGATTACGAGGCCTGGAGCCCCGAATAAGGGCTCGATCACCCGATCCTCCCATTGACTGCCAGGAATTGGCGACCAGAACGGGACGCTTTTGATGTCTTCTCAGAACACGACCGAAATCATCGTCGGGGCCGGGGTCATCGCGATCGCTGCGGGCTTCCTGATCTATGCCGGCCAGATCGCCGGGATCGGCGGCACCAAGGGCTATGACCTCAACGCCTCTTTCCGGTCGATCGAAGGGGTGAACGTCGGCACCGACGTGCGCCTTGCCGGCGTCAAGGTCGGCAGTGTCACGGATATCGTTCTTGACCCGGCGAGCTTCCGCGCCAAGGCCGGTTTCACCGTCCAGAACGGCATCGACGTGCCCGATGACAGCCAGGTGGTGATCGCCTCCGAAGGTCTGCTGGGCGGCAATTACGTGGAGATCCTGCCGGGTGGCTCGACCTTCAACTACGCGGCCGGGGACGAGGTTCTGGATACCCAGGGTTCTGTCAGCCTGATCTCGCTGCTGTTGAAATTCGTCGCCGGGGGCGGTTCCGAGGGATGAAACCGCTGGGTCGTTTCGTTGTGACCCTGTTGGCCACGGGGCTGATGGCGGGTCCCGCCGTGGCGCAGGACGCGGCAGAGCCGGGGACCGGCGCAATGTTGCGCGGTCTCGACCGGATCGATGCCACCACGACCGATCTGGAACTGCGTAACGGCGCCACCGCGCCCTTCGGTGATCTTGAGATCACGCTGAAGGAATGCCGCTACCCGATGGGCAACCCTTCGGGGGATGCCTATGCCTATCTGTCGATACGTCAGGATGGCCGCGATCTGTTCGACGGCTGGATGATCGCATCCTCGCCGGCGCTGAATGCGCTGGACCATTTCCGCTATGACATCTGGGTGCTGCGCTGCACCCTGCCGGGCAATGTTCAGGACCCGGCGCAGGCACCCGTGGCCCCGCCGGAACCGGTCGCGCCGCAGGATGGCGAAGAAGCCCCCGTCGACTGACGTATCAGCTTCGCCCCGCCCGGTTGCGGGCAAGCAGCCCCTCGACAGTCTGATCGATCGGTGCGGTGAATTCCGCGCGCGCCGTCAGCGCTTCGGCAAGTTGGGCGTGGTAATCGGCCCGCGTGATCTCGACCGCGCCAAGCGAGGCGAGGTGATCGGTCAGGAATTGCGTGTCGAACAGGCCAAAGCCGGTCTGGCGCAGGCGGTCCACCAGCCAGGCCAGCGCGATCTTGGACCCGTCGCGGGCGCGCGAGAACATGCTTTCGCCAAAGAAGGCCCGGCCCAGAGTGACCCCGTAGACCCCGCCGATCAGCCGGTCCTCGCTATTGCGGACCTCCAGCGAATGAGCATGGCCCATGGCGAAAAGCGCCTGGTAAAGCTCTGATATCTCGTCGTTGATCCAGGTTTCGTCCCGGTCCGCGCAGCCCTCCAGCACGCCGGTGAAATCCTGATTGATCGTGACCCGGTAATCGGGCCGCCGCAATCGCCGCGCCAGCGAGCGCGAGATGCGGAAACCATCGAGGGGAAAGACCCCGCGGCGGCGCGGATCGACCCAGAACAGCCCCGGGTCATCGCGACCCTCGGCCATGGGAAAGATGCCGGACATATAAGCCTGAAGAAGCAGTTCCGGCGTGACGCCGGTCTCGTCCTGATCCTTCATGCGCGCGGCCCCGCAAGGGGTCGGTCACAACCGCCCCGGACCCATGCAAGGGACCGGGGCCGGGGGGGCCAGTTTAACCGGGAAAGGTCCGCGCGAGCCATTTTTCCAGCCAGTGGATGTTGTAATCCCCGGATTGGATGTCGGGATCCTGCAACAACATGTCGAACAGCGGCACGGTGTTTTCGACTCCGTCGACGATCAGTTCGCCAAGCGCACGGTCCAACCGGGCCAGCGCTTCGGGGCGGTCGCGGCCATGCACGATCAGTTTGCCGATCAGGCTGTCGTAATAGGGCGGGATCGAATAGCCGTTATAAAGAGCGGAATCCATCCGCACACCCAGCCCGCCGGGCGCATGGAAGGCCGAGATCTTGCCCGGACGGGGCGCGAAGCCCGGCACGGTTTCGGCGTTGATGCGCACCTCGATGGCATGGCCGTTGATTCTCAACTCGTCCTGCGCGAAGGACAGGGGCATGCCGGCGGCAACGCGGATCTGTTCGCGCACCAGGTCGATGCCGAAGATCGCCTCGGTCACCGGATGTTCCACCTGCAGGCGGGTGTTCATCTC
The Pseudooceanicola algae genome window above contains:
- the mlaD gene encoding outer membrane lipid asymmetry maintenance protein MlaD, giving the protein MSSQNTTEIIVGAGVIAIAAGFLIYAGQIAGIGGTKGYDLNASFRSIEGVNVGTDVRLAGVKVGSVTDIVLDPASFRAKAGFTVQNGIDVPDDSQVVIASEGLLGGNYVEILPGGSTFNYAAGDEVLDTQGSVSLISLLLKFVAGGGSEG
- the aat gene encoding leucyl/phenylalanyl-tRNA--protein transferase, yielding MKDQDETGVTPELLLQAYMSGIFPMAEGRDDPGLFWVDPRRRGVFPLDGFRISRSLARRLRRPDYRVTINQDFTGVLEGCADRDETWINDEISELYQALFAMGHAHSLEVRNSEDRLIGGVYGVTLGRAFFGESMFSRARDGSKIALAWLVDRLRQTGFGLFDTQFLTDHLASLGAVEITRADYHAQLAEALTARAEFTAPIDQTVEGLLARNRAGRS
- a CDS encoding DUF2155 domain-containing protein; this translates as MKPLGRFVVTLLATGLMAGPAVAQDAAEPGTGAMLRGLDRIDATTTDLELRNGATAPFGDLEITLKECRYPMGNPSGDAYAYLSIRQDGRDLFDGWMIASSPALNALDHFRYDIWVLRCTLPGNVQDPAQAPVAPPEPVAPQDGEEAPVD